One genomic region from Vibrio sp. SCSIO 43137 encodes:
- a CDS encoding bifunctional diguanylate cyclase/phosphodiesterase yields MTLYKQLVAGMLAVFLLLMGSVLAVEFQTTRNFLTQQQRSEMNNTINTVGLALAPYLEQKDRIAVESVINALFDGSSYSVVKLTFLDTDEEIIRSYPVVANGVPKWFTELNFLTKLHDRRVVTSGWMQLAEIEIISHPGDAYEQLWQALIKLLTAFSGMFMIGIVIVSLMLRRALNPLTLITRKMEEIANNQFGEPLAKPATKDLIAVVDGINSMSLQVEKSFKAQAKEAEQLRERAYMDPVSQLGNRSFFMGQLNQWLQESAKGGVALLQAQFIKEAYDDSGYESGDALVKELADQLNITTNSPAVTIARINTEEFGFILPNISENELKQLAENIVHSAQNMRPDPTGMAPIELSLGLVYNEERKSSTEILSLVDNALSLAHSHPEQNYGLVSNANQTVMRGKQQWKALVEEAISNRTIEFKFQSANQGSGETFHREVFSSIEKDGVRYTANQYLFALEQLNAGYIFDQYVIESMIKNLEKGYLEGTLAINLTVSSISEPSFIRWLTKILSQHPDVAHLLHFEIPEICFVNNQHHTALLCHAIRTSGAEFGVDNYGRNFHSLDYINEFRPKYVKLDYLYTHQLEDEKQRYTLTSISRTAHDLGITTIASRVETQNQLDFLSEHFIQVFQGFIVDK; encoded by the coding sequence ATGACATTATATAAACAACTTGTCGCGGGTATGCTGGCTGTTTTCCTGTTACTGATGGGATCAGTGCTTGCAGTGGAGTTTCAGACCACTCGTAACTTTTTGACGCAGCAGCAACGTTCAGAAATGAACAATACCATTAATACCGTCGGGCTGGCGCTGGCTCCCTATCTTGAACAGAAAGACAGGATAGCAGTGGAATCGGTGATTAACGCTCTGTTTGACGGCAGCTCTTACTCCGTTGTCAAACTGACTTTTCTGGATACGGACGAAGAGATTATCCGTTCTTATCCGGTGGTCGCCAATGGTGTGCCAAAGTGGTTTACCGAGCTCAACTTTCTCACAAAGCTTCATGATCGCAGGGTGGTCACCAGTGGCTGGATGCAACTGGCAGAAATCGAGATAATAAGTCATCCCGGTGACGCTTATGAGCAGCTCTGGCAGGCGCTGATTAAGTTACTTACTGCTTTCTCGGGTATGTTTATGATCGGCATTGTTATCGTGTCACTGATGCTGAGACGTGCCCTTAATCCGCTCACCCTGATCACCAGAAAAATGGAAGAGATCGCCAACAACCAGTTTGGCGAACCTCTGGCTAAGCCAGCGACAAAAGACCTTATTGCGGTAGTCGATGGTATCAACTCTATGTCCCTTCAGGTTGAAAAGAGCTTTAAAGCACAGGCTAAAGAAGCAGAACAGCTTCGTGAACGGGCTTATATGGATCCGGTATCTCAGCTTGGCAACCGTTCATTCTTTATGGGGCAACTTAACCAGTGGCTGCAAGAGTCAGCTAAAGGCGGCGTGGCGTTACTTCAGGCGCAGTTTATTAAAGAGGCTTATGACGACTCAGGCTATGAATCCGGTGACGCTCTGGTTAAAGAGCTGGCCGATCAGTTAAACATAACCACAAATTCTCCTGCCGTGACAATCGCGCGTATTAATACCGAAGAGTTTGGCTTTATCTTACCGAATATCAGTGAGAATGAGCTGAAACAGCTGGCAGAAAACATTGTTCACAGTGCGCAGAACATGCGTCCGGATCCAACAGGAATGGCACCTATCGAGCTGTCACTTGGTCTGGTGTATAACGAAGAGCGTAAATCCTCCACTGAGATTCTGTCACTGGTGGATAACGCCCTGTCGCTGGCTCACTCTCATCCTGAGCAAAACTACGGTCTGGTTTCTAATGCCAATCAGACCGTTATGCGCGGTAAACAACAATGGAAAGCACTGGTGGAAGAAGCCATCAGCAATCGCACCATTGAGTTTAAGTTCCAGTCAGCTAATCAGGGCAGCGGCGAAACCTTCCACAGAGAGGTATTCTCCTCTATTGAGAAAGATGGTGTCCGCTATACCGCCAACCAATACCTGTTTGCTCTTGAGCAGTTAAATGCCGGTTATATCTTTGACCAGTACGTTATCGAAAGCATGATCAAGAACCTTGAGAAAGGTTACCTTGAAGGCACATTAGCGATTAACCTTACTGTCAGCAGTATTTCTGAACCAAGCTTTATCCGCTGGCTAACTAAGATCCTCAGTCAACATCCGGATGTTGCACATCTGCTGCACTTTGAAATTCCGGAAATCTGTTTTGTTAATAACCAGCACCATACCGCCCTGCTGTGTCACGCCATCCGCACCAGCGGCGCCGAATTTGGTGTCGATAACTACGGACGTAACTTCCACTCACTAGACTACATCAATGAGTTCAGACCTAAGTATGTGAAGCTTGATTATCTGTATACCCATCAGCTTGAAGATGAGAAGCAGCGTTATACGCTGACCTCTATATCAAGAACCGCACACGATTTGGGTATCACAACCATAGCGTCAAGGGTGGAAACACAAAACCAGTTAGACTTCCTGTCTGAGCACTTTATTCAGGTGTTCCAGGGATTTATTGTCGATAAGTAA